One window of Novosphingobium sp. P6W genomic DNA carries:
- a CDS encoding CoA transferase: MFLPTDLASPGPAIPLARWANRQIKAMAAAHASPALSALEGATLMGERSGGYRIGGKVSAGLGGSHLMPTGDGGWFALTLIREIDRELLPALFGSADVDVHDWDAIAAAVLQHDCADLVATGRTLGLLVASVDEEPVSPPIEVMLRAQRRDRPAGHRPLVIDMSAIWAGPLAGHLLWQAGMEVVKVESHSRPDLIRRDDPPTFDRINQGKASLLVDFASDTEKAALVALIRRADVVIESSRPRALRHLGIEAEALVQEIPGLVWLSVTGHGASGDAANWVGIGNDCGVAGGLSRAMADVSGEMGYVGDAIADPLTGITAASKGLAAYRSGVAQRIGLSMSAITAMALAEERDCDRTAIDAELRAWGTATGCLFPHVQPRVLQAPVRPLGADTARYLGAFARC; encoded by the coding sequence ATGTTCTTGCCGACTGACCTTGCCTCTCCCGGTCCCGCGATCCCGCTCGCGCGCTGGGCCAACAGGCAGATCAAGGCGATGGCCGCCGCGCACGCAAGCCCGGCGCTTTCCGCACTCGAAGGCGCCACCTTGATGGGCGAGCGCAGCGGTGGTTACCGCATCGGCGGCAAGGTTTCTGCCGGACTGGGCGGTAGCCACCTGATGCCCACCGGGGACGGCGGCTGGTTCGCCCTCACCCTGATCCGCGAGATCGACCGCGAACTGCTGCCCGCCCTTTTCGGCAGCGCCGATGTCGACGTGCACGACTGGGACGCAATTGCTGCGGCCGTGCTGCAACATGACTGCGCGGACCTTGTCGCTACAGGCCGGACCCTCGGCCTGCTGGTGGCTTCGGTGGATGAGGAACCGGTTTCACCGCCGATCGAAGTGATGCTGCGTGCCCAGCGGCGGGATCGGCCGGCAGGGCACCGCCCGCTGGTGATCGACATGTCCGCCATCTGGGCCGGGCCGCTTGCCGGGCACCTGCTCTGGCAGGCCGGCATGGAGGTGGTGAAAGTCGAAAGCCACAGCCGCCCCGATCTCATTCGCCGCGACGATCCGCCGACGTTCGACCGCATCAACCAGGGCAAGGCCAGCCTGCTAGTCGACTTCGCCAGCGATACGGAAAAAGCTGCGCTGGTTGCCCTGATCCGCCGGGCCGACGTGGTTATAGAATCCTCGCGCCCCCGTGCCCTCCGCCACCTCGGCATCGAAGCTGAAGCCCTGGTGCAAGAAATTCCCGGCCTCGTCTGGCTTTCGGTAACCGGCCACGGTGCCAGCGGAGACGCGGCGAACTGGGTCGGCATCGGCAACGACTGCGGCGTTGCCGGAGGACTTTCCCGCGCCATGGCAGATGTGTCGGGCGAAATGGGCTATGTCGGAGACGCCATCGCCGACCCCCTGACCGGCATCACCGCTGCAAGCAAGGGCCTTGCCGCCTACCGCAGCGGGGTCGCCCAGCGTATAGGCCTGTCGATGAGCGCCATTACCGCCATGGCCCTGGCCGAGGAACGCGACTGCGATCGCACTGCGATCGACGCGGAACTGCGCGCCTGGGGCACAGCAACCGGGTGCCTCTTTCCCCATGTCCAGCCCCGCGTGCTGCAAGCCCCGGTACGTCCACTCGGCGCAGACACCGCGCGCTATCTCGGCGCGTTCGCACGATGCTGA
- a CDS encoding amidohydrolase family protein: MLIRDAEIFGRTRCDLRIEGVRIAEIGNLPARPHELVIEARGGALLPGLHDHHIHLAALAAQRSSVKCGPPQVTDADALVRALQVPGSGWLRAIGFHESVLGGALPDAAMLDRIVPDRPLRLQHRTGRMWLLNSPALAQLLAVAAPPPGLERGGNGFTGCLFDEDAWLQRALGSLPPDFGEVSAELARFGVTGVTDMSPRNDPVIARHFAQQRAQGRLVQSPVLAGSLTLAEAEQDGWRLGPLKLHLHEAALPDFDEALGFIRAGHAQGRALAVHCVTEVELVFTLALIEAAGAMPGDRIEHVSVASPELVERMTELGLHICVQPHFIAERGDRYLADVEPRHHSDLYRLRTFREAGLSMAGGSDAPYGSADPWRAMAAAVCRRTPSGALIGPDEALTPEEALALYLADPLDLSQTRGIAPGRPADLCLLGLPWSKARNRLSSADVTATICAGVLVYQRVDQAPFERLASAYASP, translated from the coding sequence ATGCTGATCCGCGATGCTGAAATCTTCGGCCGCACACGCTGCGACCTGCGCATCGAGGGAGTCCGCATTGCAGAGATCGGCAACCTGCCTGCCCGTCCACACGAACTGGTAATCGAGGCACGCGGCGGAGCCTTGTTGCCTGGCCTGCACGACCACCACATTCACCTCGCCGCCCTCGCCGCGCAGCGCAGTTCAGTGAAATGCGGCCCGCCGCAAGTCACCGACGCCGATGCGCTTGTCCGCGCGCTGCAAGTGCCCGGAAGCGGCTGGCTGCGCGCCATCGGCTTTCACGAAAGCGTGCTGGGCGGCGCCCTGCCCGATGCTGCCATGCTTGACCGGATCGTGCCGGATCGTCCGCTGCGGTTGCAGCATCGCACCGGGCGTATGTGGCTGCTGAATTCGCCCGCACTGGCCCAACTTCTCGCCGTTGCTGCGCCGCCACCCGGACTGGAACGCGGCGGCAACGGTTTCACGGGATGCCTGTTCGACGAGGACGCCTGGCTGCAGCGGGCACTCGGAAGCCTTCCCCCCGATTTCGGCGAAGTCAGCGCCGAACTCGCCCGCTTCGGGGTAACCGGCGTGACCGACATGTCACCGCGCAACGATCCTGTGATCGCTCGCCACTTCGCGCAGCAGAGGGCGCAAGGACGTCTAGTCCAGTCTCCCGTCCTGGCCGGTAGCCTGACTCTCGCCGAAGCGGAGCAGGACGGCTGGCGCCTCGGCCCTCTCAAGCTGCACCTGCACGAAGCCGCGCTTCCCGATTTTGACGAGGCGCTTGGCTTTATCCGTGCCGGTCATGCGCAGGGACGCGCCCTTGCGGTCCATTGCGTTACCGAGGTGGAACTGGTCTTCACGCTCGCCCTGATCGAAGCTGCGGGGGCCATGCCCGGCGACCGTATCGAGCACGTATCCGTCGCCTCGCCCGAACTGGTGGAGCGCATGACCGAACTTGGCCTGCATATCTGCGTACAACCGCATTTCATCGCCGAGCGCGGGGACCGCTATCTTGCCGACGTCGAACCCCGGCACCACAGCGACCTCTATCGCCTTCGAACTTTTCGCGAAGCGGGCCTCTCCATGGCAGGAGGCAGCGATGCCCCCTACGGCAGCGCCGATCCATGGCGGGCCATGGCCGCCGCCGTCTGCCGCCGCACCCCAAGTGGTGCCCTGATCGGCCCCGACGAAGCCCTGACGCCGGAAGAAGCGCTCGCCCTTTATCTTGCCGATCCGCTGGACCTCTCCCAGACGCGCGGCATTGCGCCCGGCCGGCCCGCAGATTTGTGCCTGCTCGGCCTGCCATGGTCCAAAGCGAGAAACCGGCTTTCCAGTGCCGACGTAACAGCAACAATCTGCGCCGGTGTCCTAGTCTACCAACGCGTCGACCAAGCCCCATTCGAGCGCCTGGCGAGCGCCTATGCGTCGCCCTGA
- a CDS encoding enoyl-CoA hydratase/isomerase family protein, with protein MVESRPEAAHLAKAVISQPLAAATLVQLLRLLPSLSAEDGLTAESLAYATLQGSKAHRDWIARRKIPSGDLIRGGVSLSRQGDDVVAVLSRPDAGNAIDQPMRDALYEAFALVNMDRSITRITLRAERKAFSLGADLGEFGTTTDPATAHMIRSRTLPAREALHCADRFAVEIDGAAIGAGLELAAFASRITATRRSWFQLPELAMGVLPGAGGCVSLTRRIGRQRTALMVLSGRRIGARQALEWGLVDALVD; from the coding sequence GTGGTCGAATCTCGCCCCGAAGCAGCGCATTTGGCCAAGGCGGTGATATCGCAGCCTCTGGCCGCTGCGACGCTTGTGCAGTTGCTGCGGCTGCTGCCTTCGCTTTCAGCGGAAGATGGGCTTACAGCGGAGTCTCTGGCCTATGCCACGCTGCAGGGCAGCAAAGCGCACAGGGATTGGATCGCCCGCCGGAAAATACCTTCGGGCGATCTGATTCGCGGCGGCGTTTCCCTGTCGCGTCAGGGGGACGACGTAGTCGCCGTTCTCTCCCGACCTGACGCGGGCAATGCCATCGACCAGCCCATGCGTGACGCGCTATACGAGGCGTTCGCGCTGGTGAACATGGACCGCAGCATCACCCGCATTACGCTGAGAGCGGAAAGGAAGGCATTCAGCCTCGGCGCGGACCTTGGCGAATTCGGGACGACAACCGATCCGGCCACTGCGCATATGATCCGCAGCCGGACTTTGCCTGCACGCGAAGCGCTGCACTGTGCGGACCGGTTTGCGGTGGAGATCGACGGCGCCGCTATCGGCGCCGGGCTGGAACTGGCCGCTTTCGCCAGCCGGATCACCGCGACCCGGCGTTCGTGGTTCCAGTTGCCGGAACTGGCGATGGGGGTCCTGCCGGGAGCAGGCGGATGTGTGTCGCTGACGCGCCGGATCGGGCGTCAGCGCACCGCGCTGATGGTGCTGTCAGGGCGACGCATAGGCGCTCGCCAGGCGCTCGAATGGGGCTTGGTCGACGCGTTGGTAGACTAG
- a CDS encoding helix-turn-helix domain-containing protein: MIEVLEYFDDAHREATVMDIVRRYNRPQSSTSELLSSLVELGLLHKDPYSRAYSLTPRAALIGTSGQPELVRDGRIVRLMDRLVAQTGLSVALHSMVGLDAQIVNWRHGPRAMAATRELAGGVKEPLARSGAGLLMLSTIPRQRCEGMVRRLNAEADEQGKFAFSEMMARIDACREPRHMFAAAGFGTGAEALSGLVPRQPDGHPLVISVIYGKDDKVTPEALFQCLSDAMRACLPDPGSQYAQSTVEQFSHAA, from the coding sequence GTGATAGAAGTGCTGGAATATTTCGACGACGCGCATCGGGAGGCTACCGTCATGGACATTGTCCGGCGGTATAACCGACCGCAGTCGAGCACATCCGAACTGCTTTCGAGCCTTGTGGAACTGGGACTGCTTCACAAGGACCCCTATTCGCGCGCCTATAGCCTGACGCCCCGCGCCGCGCTGATCGGCACATCCGGCCAGCCTGAACTGGTGCGTGACGGACGCATCGTGCGCCTGATGGACCGGCTGGTGGCGCAGACTGGCCTGTCGGTTGCGCTGCATTCCATGGTCGGGCTGGACGCGCAGATCGTCAACTGGCGCCACGGCCCGCGCGCCATGGCCGCAACCCGCGAACTGGCGGGCGGCGTCAAGGAGCCCCTAGCCCGCAGCGGTGCCGGCTTGCTGATGCTGTCGACCATTCCTCGCCAGCGCTGCGAAGGCATGGTCCGCCGTCTCAACGCCGAAGCCGATGAACAGGGCAAGTTCGCCTTCTCGGAAATGATGGCCCGCATCGACGCCTGCCGCGAGCCACGCCACATGTTCGCCGCTGCCGGCTTCGGCACCGGCGCCGAGGCGCTCAGCGGTCTTGTCCCTCGCCAGCCCGATGGGCACCCGCTGGTTATCAGCGTGATCTATGGCAAGGACGACAAGGTCACGCCGGAAGCCCTGTTCCAGTGCCTGAGCGACGCCATGCGCGCCTGCCTGCCCGATCCTGGTTCGCAGTATGCCCAGTCGACGGTCGAGCAGTTCTCGCACGCCGCCTGA